In Actinoplanes sp. NBC_00393, a single genomic region encodes these proteins:
- a CDS encoding glycoside hydrolase family 13 protein encodes MSTTDAGPWWRSAVIYQVYPRSFADADGDGIGDIDGIRANLTHLRDLGVDAIWMSPWYPSPMADAGYDVADFRDIDPVFGTLAGAEALIAEAHAAGIRMIVDIVPNHISSEHPWFQAALASPDAPEREYFWFRKSEQMPTNWQGEFGGSTWTQVGDHWYLHLFTPEQPDLNWEHPVVQAEFEDILRFWFDRGVDGIRIDSAALLHKDPALPEVTDGAPHPFHDLDRVHDVYRSWRRIADEYPDRALIGEVWMPEVERFTNYLRPDELHAAFNFDFLGCAWDPYLMRSCIDRTLEAHAQVGAPPTWVLSNHDVTRHVTRYGRTDTTFSFDNNLDGTPVDLELGTRRARAAALLSLSLPGAAYVYQGEELGLWENENIPVEQIQDPMYGRRGHTRDGCRVPLPWTGDEPPFGFSDSLTATPWLPQPAEWKDRTVQAQTGDPSSMLELYRSAIKLRRAEPSLHAEAMTWLDTDPQVLAYTRGPDFACVLNLSGRPIPLPEHETCLLASGPLDGDLLSTDTAVWLRLRTGE; translated from the coding sequence GTGTCCACAACAGACGCCGGTCCGTGGTGGCGTAGCGCGGTGATCTACCAGGTGTACCCGCGGAGTTTCGCCGACGCCGACGGCGACGGCATCGGGGACATCGACGGCATCCGCGCAAACCTGACCCACCTCCGCGACCTCGGGGTCGACGCGATCTGGATGAGCCCCTGGTACCCGTCCCCGATGGCGGACGCCGGCTACGACGTGGCGGACTTCCGCGACATCGACCCGGTCTTCGGCACCCTGGCCGGCGCCGAGGCGCTGATCGCCGAGGCGCACGCGGCCGGCATCCGGATGATCGTCGACATCGTGCCGAACCACATCTCCAGCGAGCACCCGTGGTTCCAGGCCGCGCTGGCCTCCCCGGACGCGCCGGAGCGGGAGTACTTCTGGTTCCGCAAGAGCGAGCAGATGCCGACGAACTGGCAGGGCGAGTTCGGCGGCAGCACGTGGACCCAGGTCGGCGACCACTGGTACCTGCACCTGTTCACCCCGGAGCAGCCGGACCTGAACTGGGAGCATCCGGTGGTGCAGGCCGAGTTCGAGGACATCCTGCGGTTCTGGTTCGACCGCGGGGTCGACGGCATCCGGATCGACTCGGCGGCGCTACTGCACAAGGACCCGGCCCTGCCCGAGGTCACCGACGGCGCCCCGCACCCGTTCCACGACCTGGACCGGGTGCACGACGTCTACCGGTCGTGGCGGCGGATCGCCGACGAGTACCCGGACCGGGCGCTGATCGGCGAGGTGTGGATGCCGGAGGTCGAGCGTTTCACGAACTATCTGCGACCGGACGAGCTGCACGCCGCTTTCAACTTCGACTTCCTGGGATGCGCCTGGGACCCGTACCTCATGCGGTCCTGCATCGATCGCACCCTGGAAGCGCACGCCCAGGTGGGCGCCCCGCCCACCTGGGTGCTTTCCAACCATGACGTCACCCGGCACGTCACCCGGTACGGCCGCACCGACACCACGTTCAGCTTCGACAACAACCTCGACGGCACCCCGGTCGACCTGGAACTCGGCACCCGCCGGGCCCGGGCCGCCGCGCTGCTCTCGCTCTCGCTGCCCGGCGCCGCCTACGTCTACCAGGGCGAGGAGCTGGGCCTCTGGGAGAACGAGAACATCCCGGTGGAGCAGATCCAGGACCCGATGTACGGCCGCCGCGGCCACACCCGCGACGGTTGCCGGGTCCCGCTGCCCTGGACCGGCGACGAACCGCCGTTCGGATTCAGCGACAGCCTCACCGCCACCCCCTGGCTCCCCCAGCCGGCGGAGTGGAAGGACCGGACCGTGCAGGCGCAGACCGGCGACCCCAGCTCGATGCTCGAGCTGTACCGGTCGGCGATCAAACTGCGCCGCGCCGAACCCAGCCTGCACGCCGAAGCCATGACCTGGCTCGATACGGATCCCCAGGTGCTCGCCTACACCCGCGGCCCGGATTTCGCCTGCGTCCTCAATCTCTCCGGCCGACCGATCCCCCTGCCGGAGCACGAGACCTGTCTGCTCGCCAGTGGCCCGCTCGACGGTGATCTTCTCTCGACGGACACCGCCGTCTGGCTGCGCCTGCGTACCGGGGAGTGA
- a CDS encoding carbohydrate ABC transporter permease: MAVLTLPPPAQRTASTPPAGTKRSRKIRDNLTGHAFLIGAVVCFALFMWYPMIRGVVMSFQRTRRGETTWVGWDNYIRIIDDPSFWTAWKNTFYFTALALVLGFLVPFAVAIILNEFRHAKGYLRVLVYLPVMLPPASALFLFKFYAYDPSEAGLFNAILKFLHLPTSEWMQSPTMTMPAMVIASTWMNMGGAVLIYLASLQNIPGELYEAAELDGAGVWKRIWNVTIPQTRLILALLAMLQIVATMQLFIEPLILANGAGTQDSATSVAYLIYQHGFFQNDLNGAAALGVIMLVVLAAFSAVYVRLSTKQD, encoded by the coding sequence TTGGCAGTCCTCACTCTCCCGCCGCCGGCCCAGCGCACGGCCTCCACACCCCCGGCGGGGACGAAACGAAGCCGCAAGATCCGCGACAACCTCACCGGGCACGCGTTCCTGATCGGGGCGGTCGTCTGCTTCGCCCTCTTCATGTGGTACCCGATGATCCGCGGCGTGGTCATGAGCTTCCAGCGGACCCGGCGCGGCGAGACCACCTGGGTGGGCTGGGACAACTACATCCGCATCATCGACGACCCCAGTTTCTGGACCGCCTGGAAGAACACCTTCTACTTCACGGCCCTGGCGCTGGTCCTCGGGTTCCTGGTGCCGTTCGCGGTCGCCATCATCCTCAACGAGTTCCGGCACGCGAAGGGCTATCTGCGGGTCCTGGTCTACCTGCCGGTGATGCTGCCGCCCGCCTCGGCGCTGTTCCTCTTCAAGTTCTACGCGTACGACCCCAGCGAGGCCGGGCTCTTCAACGCCATCCTCAAGTTCCTGCATCTGCCCACCTCGGAGTGGATGCAGTCACCGACGATGACGATGCCGGCCATGGTGATCGCCTCGACCTGGATGAACATGGGCGGCGCGGTGCTGATCTACCTGGCCTCGCTGCAGAACATCCCCGGCGAGCTGTACGAGGCGGCCGAACTCGACGGCGCCGGCGTCTGGAAGCGGATCTGGAACGTGACGATCCCGCAGACCCGGCTGATCCTCGCGCTGCTGGCGATGCTCCAGATCGTCGCCACCATGCAGCTGTTCATCGAGCCCCTGATCCTCGCCAACGGCGCCGGCACCCAGGACTCGGCCACCTCGGTCGCCTACCTCATCTACCAGCACGGCTTCTTCCAGAACGACCTGAACGGCGCCGCCGCGCTCGGCGTGATCATGCTCGTGGTGCTGGCCGCCTTCTCCGCCGTGTACGTGCGGCTGAGCACGAAACAGGACTAG
- a CDS encoding amidohydrolase family protein, which translates to MTTAGEGEAAPRRVSAGCCGGSSSGGGCGGSAARLAACAPGAAPAADAASTTDAAPAARATKTAGAAPAARATKTAGAGPAAGRIGWLLADSVWWGGRLRSGVALRVAPDGVVKPVPAELAPAGPDTRRLPGTLLPGLVDAHVHSALVDLGTVRAGGIAAVWDLGGVPAAVRELAERARSQHGPVAADARSQRPASADARSRRPASADAQSQRPAAADRTPYPAVKLPRIRYAGPFLIAPGGYPSDREWAAAGSWREIGSAADAGAAVADAWSGGAGLIKVTAHTGGPQLPQPVLRALVDAAHASGLPVVVHAEGPGTVAAAYTAGADLLAHTPWTERLDDALVRACAARMCWISTLDIHGWGEPDPAREIAIDNLRRFREHGGSVRYGTDLGNGPLPPGINVREIRALQAAGLTPDDVLSVMTDSDSITEVSWVAGGLDLDPERFADVLATARVVDADVRPA; encoded by the coding sequence GTGACCACTGCCGGCGAGGGTGAGGCCGCGCCCCGGCGGGTCTCGGCCGGCTGCTGCGGCGGCTCGTCGTCGGGCGGCGGCTGCGGTGGCTCGGCGGCCCGCCTTGCCGCCTGCGCCCCCGGCGCCGCACCGGCCGCCGATGCCGCATCGACCACCGACGCCGCTCCGGCTGCCCGTGCGACGAAGACCGCCGGCGCCGCTCCGGCTGCCCGTGCCACGAAGACCGCCGGCGCCGGGCCGGCCGCTGGCCGGATCGGCTGGCTGCTCGCTGACTCGGTGTGGTGGGGCGGGCGGCTGCGCAGCGGCGTCGCGCTGCGGGTCGCGCCGGACGGCGTGGTCAAGCCGGTGCCGGCTGAGCTGGCGCCGGCCGGTCCGGACACCCGGCGCTTGCCCGGCACGTTGCTGCCGGGGCTGGTCGATGCGCATGTGCATTCCGCGCTGGTCGATCTCGGGACGGTTCGCGCGGGCGGGATCGCCGCGGTGTGGGACCTGGGCGGCGTGCCGGCGGCCGTGCGGGAACTCGCGGAACGCGCCCGGAGCCAGCACGGTCCGGTGGCCGCCGATGCGCGGAGCCAGCGCCCGGCGTCGGCCGATGCGCGGAGCCGGCGCCCGGCGTCGGCCGATGCGCAGAGCCAGCGTCCGGCAGCTGCTGACCGGACGCCTTATCCGGCGGTGAAGCTGCCGCGGATCCGTTACGCGGGTCCGTTCCTGATCGCTCCGGGCGGCTACCCCAGTGATCGGGAGTGGGCTGCTGCGGGCAGCTGGCGGGAGATCGGTTCGGCGGCGGACGCCGGCGCGGCGGTGGCTGACGCCTGGTCCGGCGGGGCCGGGCTGATCAAGGTCACCGCGCACACCGGGGGACCGCAGCTGCCGCAGCCGGTTCTGCGTGCGCTGGTGGATGCGGCACATGCCTCCGGGCTTCCGGTTGTCGTGCATGCGGAGGGTCCGGGGACGGTGGCCGCGGCCTACACGGCAGGCGCCGACCTGCTGGCGCACACGCCGTGGACCGAGCGGCTCGACGACGCGCTGGTGCGTGCCTGCGCGGCCCGGATGTGCTGGATCAGCACGCTGGACATTCACGGCTGGGGCGAACCGGACCCGGCGCGGGAGATCGCGATCGACAACCTGCGGCGCTTCCGGGAACACGGCGGGAGCGTCCGGTACGGCACGGATCTGGGCAACGGGCCGCTTCCGCCGGGGATCAACGTCCGTGAGATCCGGGCGTTGCAGGCGGCCGGCCTGACACCGGACGACGTTCTGTCGGTGATGACCGACAGCGACAGCATCACCGAGGTGTCCTGGGTCGCCGGTGGGCTCGACCTCGATCCGGAACGCTTCGCCGACGTCCTGGCGACCGCCCGGGTCGTCGACGCCGACGTCCGTCCCGCGTGA
- a CDS encoding LacI family DNA-binding transcriptional regulator, whose translation MTKRLAEVAKKAGVSEATVSRVLNGRSGVSEATRASVLTALDVLGYERPTKLRGERARLVGLVLPELQNPIFPALAEVVTGSLAQRGFTPALCARTIGGVPESDYVEMLLDHQVSGVIFAGGSYALADASHEHYRRLTDRGLPVVLVNAGVDELGFPRVSTDDAVAVEQAYGHLRSLGHERIGMVLGPEGHVPSRRKLTAMIQVAGWTGDHAFVERSSFSMEGARVAATKLVERGVTGIICASDVLALGAIRAARRLGRAVPADVSVVGFDDSAFMTCTDPPLTTVRQPIETMGQAAVDILVSQIEEARVLSDELLFEPELVVRGSTGPATH comes from the coding sequence GTGACCAAACGTCTTGCCGAGGTGGCAAAGAAGGCCGGGGTCAGCGAGGCCACCGTCAGCCGGGTGCTCAACGGACGCAGCGGCGTCTCCGAGGCCACCCGCGCGTCGGTGCTCACCGCCCTCGATGTCCTGGGTTATGAGCGGCCCACCAAGCTGCGCGGGGAGCGTGCCCGGCTCGTCGGCCTGGTCCTTCCGGAGCTGCAGAACCCGATCTTCCCGGCGCTCGCCGAGGTGGTCACCGGCTCCCTGGCGCAGCGCGGGTTCACCCCGGCCCTGTGCGCCCGGACGATCGGTGGCGTGCCCGAGTCGGACTACGTGGAGATGCTGCTGGACCACCAGGTGTCCGGTGTCATCTTCGCCGGCGGATCCTACGCGCTGGCCGACGCCTCGCACGAGCACTACCGCCGGCTCACCGACCGCGGCCTGCCGGTGGTGCTGGTCAACGCGGGCGTCGACGAGCTCGGCTTCCCCCGGGTGTCGACCGATGACGCGGTGGCCGTCGAGCAGGCTTATGGGCATCTGCGCTCGCTCGGCCACGAGCGGATCGGCATGGTGCTCGGGCCGGAGGGGCACGTCCCGTCCCGCCGCAAGCTGACCGCGATGATCCAGGTCGCGGGCTGGACCGGCGATCATGCGTTCGTGGAGCGGTCGAGCTTCTCCATGGAGGGCGCCCGGGTGGCGGCCACCAAGCTGGTCGAGCGCGGCGTCACCGGCATCATCTGCGCCTCCGACGTGCTGGCGCTCGGCGCCATCCGGGCCGCCCGGCGGCTGGGCCGCGCAGTGCCGGCCGACGTGTCGGTGGTCGGCTTCGATGATTCGGCGTTCATGACCTGCACCGATCCGCCGCTGACCACGGTCCGGCAGCCGATCGAGACGATGGGCCAGGCCGCCGTCGACATCCTGGTCAGCCAGATCGAGGAGGCCCGGGTGCTGAGCGACGAGCTGCTGTTCGAGCCCGAGTTGGTCGTCCGCGGATCCACCGGGCCGGCCACGCACTGA
- the kynA gene encoding tryptophan 2,3-dioxygenase: MSAQRPLEDGIVQDFKVNLSYGQYLHLDEILNAQHPVSVPEHHDELLFILQHQTSELWLKLVIHELRAVQQHLSKDELRPALKGLARVKHIQRTLTEQWSVLATLTPSEYAEFRSFLGTSSGFQSYQYRAIEFLLGNKDRRMLKIFENHPAALELLEEALGTPSVYDEFLHFLARRGHQVPVEILQRDVTKPYEYQADLVPVFQQIYENAEQNWDVYEACEELVDLEENFQLWRFRHLKTVERTIGFKRGTGGSSGVSFLKAALDLTFFPELYAVRTEIGVPR; encoded by the coding sequence ATGTCGGCACAGCGGCCCCTCGAGGACGGCATCGTCCAGGACTTCAAGGTCAACCTCTCGTACGGGCAGTACCTGCACCTCGACGAGATTCTCAACGCGCAGCATCCGGTCAGCGTGCCCGAGCACCATGACGAGCTGCTCTTCATCCTTCAGCACCAGACCTCGGAGCTCTGGCTGAAGCTGGTCATCCACGAGCTGCGGGCGGTGCAGCAGCACCTGTCGAAGGACGAGCTGCGGCCCGCGCTCAAGGGCCTGGCCCGGGTCAAGCACATCCAGCGCACCCTGACCGAGCAGTGGTCGGTGCTGGCGACGCTCACCCCGAGTGAGTACGCGGAGTTCCGCAGCTTCCTCGGCACGTCGTCGGGTTTCCAGTCGTACCAGTACCGGGCGATCGAGTTCCTGCTCGGCAACAAGGACCGGCGGATGCTCAAGATCTTCGAGAATCATCCGGCGGCGCTCGAGCTGCTCGAGGAGGCTCTCGGCACGCCCAGCGTGTATGACGAGTTCCTGCATTTCCTGGCCCGCCGCGGACATCAGGTGCCGGTCGAGATCCTGCAACGCGACGTCACCAAGCCGTACGAGTACCAGGCCGACCTCGTCCCGGTCTTCCAGCAGATCTACGAGAACGCCGAGCAGAACTGGGACGTCTACGAGGCCTGCGAGGAACTCGTCGACCTGGAGGAGAACTTCCAGCTCTGGCGCTTCCGGCATCTCAAGACGGTGGAGCGGACCATCGGCTTCAAACGTGGCACCGGTGGCTCCAGCGGGGTCTCCTTCCTGAAGGCGGCCCTCGATCTGACATTCTTCCCGGAGCTCTACGCCGTTCGGACCGAGATCGGAGTGCCCCGGTGA
- the kynU gene encoding kynureninase has translation MSDDLLARAHALDAADPLSGYRDRFITPPAGELLSYLDGNSLGRPLEATAQLVDEFIREQWGGRLIRGWDEGWLEWPLTLGDRLGAVALGAAAGQTVVADSTTVLIYKLASAAVAGRPGRRKVVLDTDNFPTDRYVLEGIAEAQGLTLTWIETDPERGVEPSQVASVVDEDTALVLFSHVAYRSGWIADVAEINRIAHEAGALAMWDLCHSAGSVPIALDEWGVDLAVGCTYKYLNGGPGAPAFAYLRRELQDTLRQPIQGWMGHRASFEMGHGYEAAPGIRALLSGTPPILAMVPLHANLDMLASAGIEAVRAKSLLLTGYVLELADAWLAPHGVEVAGPRDASQRGGHVTLRREGFRTLLEPLWDSGVIPDYRRPDGLRIGPAPLSTSFAEVHQGLSVLRDLVEKQQ, from the coding sequence GTGAGCGATGACCTGCTGGCCCGCGCCCACGCCCTGGACGCGGCCGACCCGCTGTCCGGCTATCGGGACAGGTTCATCACGCCGCCCGCCGGCGAACTGCTCTCCTACCTCGACGGCAACTCGCTGGGCCGGCCCCTGGAGGCGACCGCCCAGCTGGTCGACGAGTTCATCCGGGAACAGTGGGGCGGCCGGCTGATCCGCGGTTGGGACGAGGGCTGGCTGGAATGGCCGCTCACTCTGGGTGACCGGCTGGGTGCGGTGGCGCTCGGGGCGGCCGCCGGGCAGACCGTCGTCGCAGACTCGACCACGGTGCTGATCTACAAGCTCGCCAGCGCGGCGGTGGCCGGGCGGCCGGGGCGGCGCAAGGTGGTCCTGGACACGGACAACTTCCCGACCGATCGGTACGTGCTGGAGGGCATCGCCGAGGCCCAGGGTCTGACGCTCACGTGGATCGAGACTGATCCGGAACGCGGTGTCGAGCCGTCGCAGGTCGCTTCGGTGGTCGACGAGGACACCGCGCTCGTGCTGTTCTCGCACGTGGCGTACCGGTCGGGCTGGATCGCCGACGTCGCCGAGATCAACCGCATCGCGCACGAGGCCGGCGCGCTGGCCATGTGGGACCTCTGCCACTCGGCCGGGTCGGTGCCGATCGCCCTCGACGAGTGGGGCGTGGACCTCGCCGTCGGGTGCACGTACAAGTACCTCAACGGCGGGCCGGGCGCGCCGGCCTTCGCCTATCTGCGCCGGGAGCTGCAGGACACGCTGCGCCAGCCGATCCAGGGCTGGATGGGGCACCGCGCGTCGTTCGAGATGGGCCACGGGTACGAGGCGGCCCCGGGCATCCGCGCGTTGCTCAGCGGCACCCCGCCGATCCTGGCCATGGTGCCGTTGCACGCCAACCTGGACATGCTCGCGTCGGCCGGGATCGAGGCGGTCCGGGCCAAGTCGCTGCTGCTCACCGGGTACGTGCTGGAGCTCGCGGACGCCTGGCTGGCCCCGCACGGCGTCGAGGTGGCCGGTCCGCGCGACGCTTCGCAGCGAGGTGGGCACGTGACCCTGCGCCGGGAGGGCTTCCGGACGCTGCTGGAGCCGTTGTGGGACAGCGGCGTGATCCCGGACTACCGGCGGCCGGACGGTCTGCGCATCGGGCCGGCCCCGCTGAGCACCAGTTTCGCCGAGGTCCACCAGGGCCTGTCGGTGCTGCGCGACCTGGTCGAGAAGCAGCAGTGA
- a CDS encoding ABC transporter substrate-binding protein → MSVPQYRKVAALALVAGLGFSLTACSTKGDDDGGDTAGGKVTISVDCQPVAAQKELLANWNADVTEFQKQNPDITIKSVSVGEQCNNPPDFTARLAGGTMTDVFYGYMTDLSQVLDSGKAMDVTEFATKETVATWDDIDPSLKEAFTDQGKLYALPVKNYSMGLVYNKTLFQKAGLDVNNPPKTWPEVRDAAKKIAALGNGIAGYSEYSAGNTGGWHFTSLIYSQGGQILSEDGKKAAFNSPEGKQVLQNLKDMRYVDNSMGSRQLLQWADLLTNAAAGKVGMFIGAPDATQAIVSQFQGKYEDWAMAPLPGQTGAAKGTLGGGEGYFFKKGLSEAQVKAGLKWIAFQKLTVGKGQLDYARAKPQNYPVGLPQPLLFTNGTEAQKQELELRKANANVDTENFKIFEANPVPIKAEPQNAQAIYAVLDSAMSGVLTDKNANIDALLKTAEDKVNQLQAAGS, encoded by the coding sequence ATGTCCGTACCGCAGTACCGGAAGGTTGCGGCGCTCGCGCTCGTGGCCGGCCTGGGATTCAGCCTCACGGCGTGCTCGACCAAGGGCGACGACGACGGCGGGGACACCGCCGGCGGCAAGGTGACCATCAGCGTCGACTGCCAGCCGGTCGCCGCCCAGAAAGAGCTGCTGGCGAACTGGAACGCTGACGTCACCGAGTTCCAGAAGCAGAACCCCGACATCACCATCAAGAGCGTCAGCGTCGGCGAGCAGTGCAACAACCCGCCGGACTTCACGGCCCGCCTGGCCGGCGGCACGATGACGGACGTCTTCTACGGCTACATGACCGACCTGTCGCAGGTGCTGGACTCCGGCAAGGCGATGGACGTCACCGAGTTCGCCACCAAGGAGACCGTCGCGACCTGGGACGACATCGACCCGTCGCTGAAGGAGGCGTTCACCGACCAGGGCAAGCTCTACGCCCTGCCGGTGAAGAACTACTCGATGGGCCTGGTCTACAACAAGACCCTCTTCCAGAAGGCCGGTCTCGACGTCAACAACCCGCCGAAGACCTGGCCCGAGGTCCGGGACGCGGCCAAGAAGATCGCCGCGCTCGGCAACGGCATCGCCGGCTACTCGGAGTACAGCGCCGGCAACACCGGCGGCTGGCACTTCACCTCGCTGATCTACTCGCAGGGTGGCCAGATCCTCAGCGAGGACGGCAAGAAGGCCGCGTTCAACAGCCCCGAGGGCAAGCAGGTCCTGCAGAACCTCAAGGACATGCGGTACGTGGACAACAGCATGGGCAGCCGCCAGCTGCTGCAGTGGGCTGACCTGCTGACCAACGCCGCCGCCGGCAAGGTCGGCATGTTCATCGGCGCGCCGGATGCGACCCAGGCGATCGTCAGCCAGTTCCAGGGCAAGTACGAGGACTGGGCGATGGCCCCGCTGCCCGGCCAGACCGGTGCGGCGAAGGGGACGCTCGGCGGCGGCGAGGGCTACTTCTTCAAGAAGGGCCTCTCCGAGGCGCAGGTCAAGGCCGGCCTCAAGTGGATCGCGTTCCAGAAGCTGACAGTGGGCAAGGGCCAGCTCGACTACGCGCGGGCCAAGCCGCAGAACTACCCGGTGGGCCTGCCCCAGCCGCTGCTGTTCACCAACGGCACCGAGGCGCAGAAGCAGGAGCTCGAGCTGCGCAAGGCGAACGCGAACGTCGACACGGAGAACTTCAAGATCTTCGAGGCCAACCCGGTTCCGATCAAGGCTGAGCCGCAGAACGCGCAGGCGATCTACGCGGTTCTCGACTCCGCGATGTCCGGAGTTCTGACCGACAAGAACGCGAACATCGACGCCCTGCTGAAGACCGCTGAGGACAAGGTCAACCAGCTTCAGGCCGCCGGTAGCTGA
- a CDS encoding carbohydrate ABC transporter permease: MTRTLISQAQLQRGRGRVLYWTLLAVVVVIFTLVFLGPLYWMVTGALKSGQEIAQTPPTLFPQDPQVQNYVDAWTNLDLAKLLFNTFYYAAGAVLFQLVLDTAAAYSLSKLRPVFGNAILGLMLATLMIPAMVLIVPQYVTVIDLPILHISLLDSPFAIWLPLVANAFNIFLLKRFFDSIPEDLMAAAQVDGASPLRTLWSIILPMSRPILGVVSIFAVTAVWKDFLWPKLVMPHPDTRTVSVGIYAFSGGTPMNVVIAASVIAAIPTVIIFLIFQRNIMSGLTAGSLKG, from the coding sequence ATGACTCGGACTCTCATCTCCCAGGCGCAGCTGCAGCGGGGCCGCGGCCGGGTGCTCTACTGGACGCTGCTCGCCGTCGTCGTGGTGATCTTCACCCTGGTCTTCCTCGGGCCGCTGTACTGGATGGTCACCGGCGCGCTCAAGTCCGGGCAGGAGATCGCGCAGACCCCGCCCACCCTGTTCCCGCAGGATCCGCAGGTCCAGAACTACGTCGACGCGTGGACCAACCTGGACCTCGCCAAGCTGCTGTTCAACACGTTCTACTACGCGGCCGGCGCGGTGCTGTTCCAGCTGGTCCTGGACACCGCGGCGGCGTACTCGCTGTCGAAGCTGCGGCCGGTGTTCGGCAACGCCATCCTCGGTCTGATGCTGGCGACCCTGATGATCCCGGCGATGGTCCTGATCGTCCCGCAGTACGTGACCGTGATCGACCTGCCGATCCTGCACATCAGCCTGCTGGACTCGCCGTTCGCGATCTGGCTGCCGCTGGTCGCCAACGCGTTCAACATCTTCCTGTTGAAGCGGTTCTTCGACTCGATCCCGGAAGACCTGATGGCCGCCGCCCAGGTGGACGGCGCCTCGCCGCTGCGCACGCTCTGGTCGATCATCCTGCCGATGTCGCGCCCCATCCTCGGCGTGGTGTCGATCTTCGCGGTGACCGCCGTTTGGAAGGACTTCCTCTGGCCGAAGCTGGTCATGCCGCACCCGGACACCCGCACGGTCAGCGTCGGCATCTACGCCTTCTCCGGCGGCACCCCGATGAACGTGGTGATCGCCGCTTCGGTCATCGCCGCGATCCCGACCGTGATCATCTTCCTGATCTTTCAGCGGAACATCATGTCCGGCCTGACCGCGGGCAGCCTCAAGGGCTGA
- a CDS encoding methyl-accepting chemotaxis protein, producing the protein MSDWDQNDSWSSGDQPDYSAGSGHNRQHDSVHRLANVSNDMATATQAAVRAAETAVQVIQRLEASSSEIGKVVQLIATIAKQTNLLALNATIEAARAGEAGRGFAVVASEVKDLANETATATSEIGTQVGGIRADTQNAVSAIEEMQGLIEELDRCQKVISGIVVEQQAG; encoded by the coding sequence ATGTCCGACTGGGATCAGAACGACAGCTGGTCGTCCGGGGACCAGCCGGACTACTCGGCCGGCTCCGGCCACAACCGTCAGCACGACTCGGTGCACCGGCTCGCCAACGTCAGCAACGACATGGCCACCGCCACCCAGGCCGCGGTGCGGGCCGCCGAGACCGCGGTCCAGGTGATCCAGCGGCTGGAGGCGAGCAGTTCCGAGATCGGCAAGGTGGTGCAGCTCATCGCCACCATCGCGAAGCAGACCAACCTGCTGGCGCTCAACGCGACCATCGAGGCGGCCCGGGCCGGCGAGGCGGGGCGCGGCTTCGCGGTGGTCGCCAGCGAGGTCAAGGATCTCGCCAACGAGACCGCCACCGCGACCAGCGAGATCGGTACGCAGGTCGGCGGCATCCGGGCGGACACGCAGAACGCCGTCTCGGCCATCGAGGAGATGCAGGGCCTGATCGAGGAGCTCGACCGCTGCCAGAAGGTGATCAGCGGGATCGTCGTGGAGCAGCAGGCCGGGTGA
- a CDS encoding YchJ family protein, translating into MCPCGRTSYAECCGPAHDGKPAADPEALMRSRFSAFALDKGDYLLRTWHPQTRPEAVGNEPGLRWTRLEVLASSGGGVFDAEGTVEFRAHYRDGGTPGVMAETSRFVRHDGQWVYWGPLR; encoded by the coding sequence TTGTGCCCGTGCGGGCGTACGTCGTACGCGGAATGCTGCGGCCCGGCGCACGACGGAAAGCCGGCGGCGGACCCGGAAGCGCTGATGCGGTCGCGCTTCAGCGCGTTCGCCCTGGACAAGGGTGACTATCTGCTGCGCACCTGGCATCCGCAGACCCGGCCGGAAGCGGTCGGGAACGAGCCCGGCCTACGCTGGACGAGGCTCGAGGTGCTGGCGAGCAGCGGAGGTGGCGTCTTCGACGCGGAGGGCACGGTCGAGTTCCGGGCGCACTACCGTGACGGCGGCACACCGGGAGTGATGGCGGAGACGAGCCGGTTCGTCCGGCACGACGGTCAGTGGGTGTACTGGGGTCCCCTGCGGTAA